One Deltaproteobacteria bacterium DNA window includes the following coding sequences:
- a CDS encoding holo-ACP synthase produces MIYGIGVDLVKMVRIQKAMETWGERFQEKIFTEEERTLCLGKPRPTRYWAMRFAAKEAFSKAIGLGMRQGIHWKDIEVTSNSFGKPELILHGRAREICLQAGVKNSFLTLTDEDGYAMAVVVLEI; encoded by the coding sequence ATGATTTACGGCATAGGGGTGGATTTGGTTAAGATGGTCCGGATACAAAAGGCCATGGAAACCTGGGGAGAACGATTTCAGGAAAAGATTTTTACTGAAGAAGAACGCACCCTTTGCCTTGGCAAACCCCGCCCCACCCGCTATTGGGCCATGCGTTTTGCGGCCAAAGAGGCCTTTTCCAAGGCCATCGGCCTGGGGATGCGGCAGGGAATTCACTGGAAAGACATTGAGGTGACCTCTAATTCTTTCGGCAAGCCGGAGCTGATCCTCCATGGCCGGGCCAGGGAAATCTGTTTGCAGGCCGGGGTTAAAAACAGTTTTTTAACCCTGACCGATGAGGATGGATATGCCATGGCCGTGGTGGTACTTGAAATTTAG
- a CDS encoding ABC transporter substrate-binding protein, with translation MENKKMEVSGINRRNFLKTSAALGAAATISGFPAVLRGAAPKEILIGSIQPVTGPLPDIGIAMQRGNKLAADEINARGGIKSMGGAKLKLLLGDCEAKEDVGRTVAERQIKEGAVCLVGPFLSGVAMAIATLAEQRNVPFVIDVAALDAITAKGYKNVFRCFAKTEFFMTSMARYLDLIIKEKKVTIKRIAVTNAGDAFGRGQGAAFIKYVKDKKLPFEIVEHIEYPLGVKDLSAEVAKLKAAKPDLLCPVARPGDAKLLIREMYKQRLELLGIISPGSPGWYEPEFVKDMDKLAYYVLDNVPWVNPKSPKFQEANARFEKLYPGKYLDTNSGYAYTGVLVIADALERAKSTDPAALREALRKTNFKDHPMVGGPVIFDEKGDNINAATAMVQVLPDPNMDDRVKVVLPKEAAQAPYVFPWKQLWERGA, from the coding sequence ATGGAAAACAAAAAAATGGAAGTGTCCGGAATCAATCGCAGGAATTTTCTGAAAACCTCAGCCGCCCTGGGAGCGGCCGCTACGATCAGCGGGTTCCCCGCCGTTTTACGCGGGGCCGCACCTAAGGAGATCCTTATCGGCTCTATCCAACCGGTTACCGGTCCATTGCCGGACATCGGGATCGCCATGCAGCGGGGGAACAAGCTGGCAGCCGACGAAATTAATGCCCGTGGGGGGATCAAGTCCATGGGCGGGGCCAAGCTGAAGCTCCTTTTGGGAGATTGTGAGGCGAAAGAAGATGTCGGCCGGACCGTGGCCGAGCGGCAGATCAAGGAAGGGGCGGTCTGTCTGGTAGGCCCCTTTTTAAGCGGGGTGGCCATGGCCATTGCTACTTTAGCCGAACAGAGGAATGTCCCTTTTGTTATTGATGTGGCCGCCCTGGACGCCATTACCGCCAAAGGCTACAAAAATGTTTTTCGCTGCTTCGCTAAGACGGAATTCTTCATGACCAGTATGGCCCGCTATCTTGACCTGATTATCAAAGAAAAAAAAGTGACCATTAAACGGATTGCCGTCACCAACGCCGGCGATGCCTTTGGCCGGGGACAGGGCGCGGCCTTTATAAAATATGTCAAGGACAAAAAACTGCCCTTTGAAATCGTCGAACACATCGAATACCCCCTGGGCGTTAAAGACCTCTCCGCCGAGGTCGCCAAGCTCAAGGCCGCCAAACCGGACCTCCTTTGTCCCGTGGCCCGTCCCGGAGATGCCAAACTCCTGATCCGGGAAATGTATAAGCAGCGGCTGGAATTGCTGGGCATCATCAGTCCCGGCAGTCCGGGCTGGTACGAACCGGAATTTGTCAAGGACATGGACAAGCTGGCTTACTATGTCCTGGATAACGTGCCCTGGGTCAATCCCAAGAGCCCCAAATTTCAGGAGGCCAATGCCCGTTTTGAAAAACTCTATCCCGGTAAATATCTGGATACCAATTCCGGCTACGCCTACACCGGGGTGCTGGTCATTGCCGATGCCCTGGAACGGGCCAAATCCACCGATCCTGCGGCCCTACGGGAGGCCTTGCGCAAAACTAATTTTAAGGATCACCCCATGGTCGGCGGGCCAGTGATCTTTGATGAAAAAGGGGATAATATCAATGCCGCTACGGCCATGGTCCAGGTCCTGCCCGATCCGAATATGGACGACCGGGTCAAGGTGGTCCTGCCCAAAGAGGCGGCCCAGGCCCCTTACGTCTTTCCCTGGAAACAGCTCTGGGAACGGGGAGCCTGA
- a CDS encoding branched-chain amino acid ABC transporter permease — MNTDLVLQLALQGFLMGGVYGLIALGLSLIFGVMRVINFAHGEMMVFAMFLTITLLLFLGLDPYISLPICAAVMFGIGYLVQRVFVNRILDLPEAMQVLVLVGMGIIFENGTLMIWGGSDISPKTSLALSAIRLGSLTIDVPRLIAFVLAILITLIVMIFLKKTTTGKAIRAAADNRFGALIIGTNINRIYGICFGIGAACVGAAGTLLVPLMPAKATMGAPYTMISFVIVILGGMGSLIGALVGGLIIGVAESLGTVFLPSSMKQVVSFTIMVIILLFRPQGLFGGRG; from the coding sequence ATGAATACGGATCTGGTGCTACAGTTGGCCTTGCAAGGTTTCCTGATGGGAGGGGTCTATGGCCTGATCGCCTTAGGCCTCTCCCTGATTTTCGGGGTCATGCGGGTCATCAACTTTGCCCACGGCGAGATGATGGTCTTCGCCATGTTCCTGACCATTACCCTTCTCCTTTTTCTGGGTCTTGATCCCTATATCTCCCTGCCGATCTGTGCCGCCGTCATGTTCGGGATCGGCTATCTGGTTCAACGGGTTTTCGTCAATCGCATATTGGACCTGCCAGAGGCCATGCAGGTTTTAGTTTTGGTCGGCATGGGCATCATCTTTGAAAACGGAACCTTGATGATCTGGGGGGGAAGCGATATCAGCCCCAAAACCAGCCTGGCCCTTTCCGCCATCCGCCTGGGGTCGTTGACAATCGATGTCCCTCGTCTTATTGCCTTTGTCTTAGCCATTCTCATCACCTTGATCGTCATGATCTTTTTGAAGAAGACCACCACCGGTAAGGCCATCCGGGCAGCGGCCGACAACCGTTTTGGGGCCTTGATCATCGGCACCAATATTAACCGGATCTACGGTATCTGTTTTGGTATAGGGGCCGCCTGCGTCGGAGCCGCCGGAACCTTACTGGTGCCCTTGATGCCGGCCAAGGCCACCATGGGGGCCCCCTATACCATGATCTCTTTTGTGATCGTCATCTTGGGCGGCATGGGGAGTTTGATCGGGGCACTGGTCGGGGGATTGATTATCGGGGTGGCCGAATCCCTGGGAACGGTCTTCCTGCCCAGTTCCATGAAGCAGGTGGTCAGCTTTACGATCATGGTCATCATCCTCCTCTTCCGTCCCCAGGGGCTTTTTGGAGGTAGAGGATGA